GCTACATCTGCCACGCGCCTATGCCGCGCGCCTGCGCGCTGATGCAGCTGAGCGCCAGGCGCTGGTCAATCTGCTCACGGTGAACGAGACCTATTTTTTTCGCGAGCCCGAGCAACTGCGGCTGCTGATCCAACGTCTGATACCGCGCCGACTGACTGTGCGTGCAGACGGCGCCAAGGTGCGCCTGTTGAGCGCCGGCTGCTCCTCGGGCGAGGAAGTCTATTCGCTGATCATGCTGCTGACCGAGGTCTACGGCGAGCGCACGCCCGAGTTGTTTGAGGTGATGGGTGGCGACATCGACAGTGCCACTCTGGAGAAAGCCCGCGCCGGGCGCTATGGGCGCTTTTCCTTTCGCGGTGTCAGCGCCGAGCGCCAGACGCGGTTTTTCCTGCCCAGCGGCTCTGGCTACCAGGTGCGGGACGGTATTCTCGCTCAGGCACGCTTCGTACCGCTGAATCTGAGCGCGCCGCCGGCCAGCCTGGGCCGGTTCGATTGTATTTTGTATCGCAATGTCTCCATCTACTTTGACGAGCCCACGCGCGAGCGGGTGCTGCGCAATCTGATCCGGCTGCTGAAGCCCGAGGGCTACTTGATCATCGGCAGCTCCGAGACTCTGGGCAACGACATTGGTCTGCTGGAACTGGTCCAGGAAGACGGCCTGTTTTATTTCATCAACCGCAGCTGCGGCGAGAGCGACAGGCCGGTATCCAAGAGCGCGGCTGGGGCTCTGGTCACTGACGATTTCCGACCGCCGCGCCCGCCAGACCCACCAACCCCACCAACCCCGCAACCCGCGGCACAAAGGGCCAGGCCGCTTGCCGCAGCGCCCGCGAGCCCGGCTGCTCCGGTCCAGCCCACGCCACCGACACCCGCCAAGCCAGCGCCTATGACGGTCGGTTCCCAGCCGCCTGCCGCGCCATGGCCACTCGACCCGGTGCAGCAGTTGATTGCCGAGCAGCGCTTCGACGAAGCGCTGGCTACGGTTGGCGAGCGGCTCGTGCAGGCCCCGGCGGATGCCGATGCCCTGCTGCTCAGCGCCTATCTGCTGCTTGAGCGCCGCCAGTTCGACGCGGCCGAGGAGCAAGTCCGCCAGGTGCTCGAACAGCAGCCCTGGCTCACCGATGCCTGGCTACTGCAGGGGCTCATCAACAAATGGCGCGAGCAAGCGGACCCGGCAGTGGCGGCTTTTAAGCGCGCGATTTACATCCAGCCAGACTGCTGGCCCGCGCATTTTCATCTCGGCGATCTTTACCGCGCCCGAGGTGATGGCGCGCAGGCCGGGCGCGCCTGGTCCGCCGTTGCGCGGCTGCTGGCAGCTGAACCACCGCCGGCCAGCGGTCTGCGCCTTCGCGTTCTGGAACCGCCCGCCAAGATGGCCCGCTATCTGTGCGAGCGGCATCTGGCGCCCGAGCGGGAACCGAGGCCGAGCTAGCCATGGCCATCGACCGGAGCAAATTTATCGGCCGCTTTGTCGAGGAAGCACGCGACCATCTGGTGCGCCTCGACCGCGGCCTGGCGGAAATGGCCCAGGGCAGCGCGGGCGAGGGGATCACTGCCAGCGAGATCGATGCCCTGTTTCGCTCCGCGCACACCATCAAGGGCTCGGCGCGCATGCTGAGACTCTTGCCCATCTGCGACACCGCCCATGCCATCGAAGACCTGCTCGGCGCCTTCCGCAGCCGACAGGTGCAAGCGGATGCCGGGTTGAGCGCACTGCTGCAGCGCGGCGTCGATGCCATTGCCAGCGCGGTCGATCAGCTCGACCGCCAGCCCGATCCGGACGCCTTGGCGCCGGCGGATGCCGGGCTGTGCGCAGCCCTGAGTGCCGCCGCGACCCCGGGGGATGCTCCCCGACCGGCCGCTCCGGCAGCCAACCAGACGTCCGAGCGGGCCGCAACCCAAGAGGCAAAAGCAGCTTCGGCTCCGGCGTCAGCACCGACTCCGGCTCCAGCGGCCCCACCCACTTCCGGCCTGTCGGACAGCGACACCCTGCGCGTGCGCCTCGACCATCTCGACGGGTTGATCCGCCTGATGGGCGAGATCATCGCCCAGCACGACCGATTGCGACTGCGCCCGGATGAAGCCCGGCGCATCGCCCGGGGTGCCGAGGCCGAGATCGCGCCGGCCTGCGAGGCCTTCGCCCACAGCCTGCGCGAGGATGTGCAGGACCAGGAGGTGCTGATCCGCGAGCTGCATGACCGCGCGCTGGCGCTGCGCATGCTGCCCTTGTCGATTCTGTTCGAGCCCGCAGCGCGCAATCTGCGCCAACTTGCCCGCTCGCTCGGCAAAGAGGTGCGCTGCACCATCACGGGCGACGCCATTTCCCTCGACCGCCAGTTGATTGATGAGCTGGCCGATCCCCTGCTGCACCTGCTGCGCAATGCCGTGGACCACGGGCTCGAACCGCCGGATGAACGTCAGGCTGCCGGCAAGCCCGCCAGCGGTTCTGTGCGACTCGAAGCACGCCGGGATGGGCGCTGGGTGGAGATCACCATTCGCGACGACGGCCGCGGCATTAATGTCGCCGCGGCCCGCGACAAGGCCATTCGCAAGGGCTTGCTGAGCGCCGAGCAGGCGGGCACGGCTAGCGACAGCGAGATTGTCGATCTGATCTTCACCCCCGGCTTCTCCACCAGCGCGCTGATTACTGATATCTCCGGGCGCGGCGTGGGCATGGACGTGGTCAAGTCCATTGTGCTCGACCGCCTGCAGGGCAGTATTCAGGTCGACAACCGCCCCGGTCTGGGCGCGACCTTTCGCCTGCGCCTACCCCTGTCTCTGGCCATCATGCGGGTGCTCTTGATCGAGGCCGGGGGCGAGACACTGGGGTTTCTTGCCCAGCATGTGGCGGAAATCCTGCGCCTTTCGCGCGACAGCCTGCTCGAGGTGGCCGAGCGGCGCGCGGTTATCGTGCGCAATGAATTCGTCCCTGTCATGCCGCTTGCCGAGTTGCTCAATCCCGCGTTTAAGGTCGCGCCCGCAACTGCAACCGCAGCGGAGGCGAGCCCCCAAGTCTTGCTGGTCATCCTGCGCATCGGCCAGGAGAAACTCGCACTTGAGGTCGATGTGCTCCGCGACGAGCGCGATCTGGTGGTCAAGCCGGTGCCTGAACATCTGCGTCACCTGCATCTGGTCTCAGGCTTTGTCAGCAGTGGCGCGCTGGCGGTGGTCAGCGTGTTGCACGCGCCCGCAGTGCTCGATCTGGCCGCGCGCGCCCGTGGTCAGTCGGTCAGCGACGGTGCCCGGACAATGGCTACAGCAGGCGAGCGTGTCAATCGCCTGCTGGTGGTGGACGATTCCCTGAACACCCGGGAAATCGAAAAGGACGTACTCCAAGCCCATGGTTACAGCGTCACCCTGGCCGAGGACGGCATTGACGGCCTGCACAAGGCCATGCGGGAGCAATTCGATGCCGTGTTGACCGATGTGGAAATGCCGCGCATGGATGGCTTTACCCTGACCGAGCGCCTGCGCGCGCTTGACGCCTACCAGGCGACGCCCATTGTGATCGTCACCTCGCGCGAGAAGGAAGAAGACCGCCAGCGCGGTCTGCGCGTCGGCGCCGATGCCTATATCGTGAAAGGGGACTTCGACCAGAGCAATCTGATCGGCACCCTGCGCGCGCTGCTTGGCTGACAGTGACGCGCATGATCGCAACCCGCCGGCGCGCCCTGACAACTGGTCCTACAACACCAAAGCCGGCATGGTATCTTGCACTGATCAGCCGCACTGCCGCCTGCGTGCGCAGGAGTCCCCCCAAATGCACATTCTGATTGTCGATGATGACCCGCTGGCCGCTGAACTCTCGGCCGCCATCCTCCAGGCTGCGGGCTACCAGACCCTGGTCGCCGAGCAGGCGCTGGATGCACTCGAACAGCTCGAGGCCAATCCGGACCTGGATGTGGTCGTCAGCGACATGCACATGCCGCTGATGAACGGCATTGAATTCTTCGCCGAAGTGCGCGAGCGCGGCTATCCCTGTCGCTTTATTCTGCTCACCGGCGACGCGCCTGAGGAACTGCAAACACAGCAACCGGGGCTCGATGCCTGCCTGCTGAAAGACTTCAGCCTCGAACACAGCTTGCCGCGACTCGTTGCCGAACTGACCGCCAGCCGCCACGAAGCCTGAGCTTGCCCATGTCTGGTCCCAGCCTCGATGACATTCTGGCCGAGCGGCACAGCAGCCTTGCCTCCGGCGCCAGTCAGGCGGGCGAGGTTGTGGATGTGGATGAGCCCGTCGTCAAGCTGGTGATCTTCACCCTGGCTGACCAGACATTCGCCTTGCCTGGTCAACAGATTCGCGAAATACTCGCCGCCCCCTGGGTCTATCAGGTGCCGGGCGCGCCTGCGGCGCTTGAGGGGGTGATCAGCGTGCGCGGTGAGATCGAATCCGTTCTCTGCCTGCGTAATCTGCTGCAACTGCCAGCAACCAACCCTGAGAAAATGGCAGTGCTCTTGACGCGCGGCGCCCGCCTGCAAACCGGCTTGCGCGTCGATGAAGTCATTGACCTATGCGACCAGCCCGAGAGCGCCCTGCAGCCGGCGCCAGACACACTGCCAGATAATCTGCGTCCGTACGTGCGCCACCTGACCCGCCTTGGCGAGCGCGGCGTGAGCCTGCTTGATCTCGACAGCCTGCTGGCGGCCTACAGCAAGAATGTTGCCCACAAAGCCGCTTGAGCAAGGCGCCGCTGCCAATCCATGAGCGCCCTTGACTTGGTGCTGTGCCGGGCCGCCGGTCACTGCTTCGGCTTTGAAGCTGCCCTGGTGCGCCAGGCCCAGAACTGTGGCTCGGCTGCGGTTACAAGTCTCGAGACCTGCCTGGGCCTGCCTGAAGATGGAACACAAGACCGCCATCTGCTAAGCCTGCGCGGTTGCAATGGCGACTGGACTGTCGATGTTGCCGGACCACTAGAATTAACCAGTCTGCCGTTCAGCCACATTCATCCACTGCCACCGCTGCTCGCCC
Above is a genomic segment from Thiorhodovibrio litoralis containing:
- a CDS encoding response regulator, whose protein sequence is MHILIVDDDPLAAELSAAILQAAGYQTLVAEQALDALEQLEANPDLDVVVSDMHMPLMNGIEFFAEVRERGYPCRFILLTGDAPEELQTQQPGLDACLLKDFSLEHSLPRLVAELTASRHEA
- a CDS encoding CheR family methyltransferase, giving the protein MKALELDAFKTLVREHFGLVFEQQTQSKLAGALAKRMAACELHLPRAYAARLRADAAERQALVNLLTVNETYFFREPEQLRLLIQRLIPRRLTVRADGAKVRLLSAGCSSGEEVYSLIMLLTEVYGERTPELFEVMGGDIDSATLEKARAGRYGRFSFRGVSAERQTRFFLPSGSGYQVRDGILAQARFVPLNLSAPPASLGRFDCILYRNVSIYFDEPTRERVLRNLIRLLKPEGYLIIGSSETLGNDIGLLELVQEDGLFYFINRSCGESDRPVSKSAAGALVTDDFRPPRPPDPPTPPTPQPAAQRARPLAAAPASPAAPVQPTPPTPAKPAPMTVGSQPPAAPWPLDPVQQLIAEQRFDEALATVGERLVQAPADADALLLSAYLLLERRQFDAAEEQVRQVLEQQPWLTDAWLLQGLINKWREQADPAVAAFKRAIYIQPDCWPAHFHLGDLYRARGDGAQAGRAWSAVARLLAAEPPPASGLRLRVLEPPAKMARYLCERHLAPEREPRPS
- a CDS encoding hybrid sensor histidine kinase/response regulator yields the protein MAIDRSKFIGRFVEEARDHLVRLDRGLAEMAQGSAGEGITASEIDALFRSAHTIKGSARMLRLLPICDTAHAIEDLLGAFRSRQVQADAGLSALLQRGVDAIASAVDQLDRQPDPDALAPADAGLCAALSAAATPGDAPRPAAPAANQTSERAATQEAKAASAPASAPTPAPAAPPTSGLSDSDTLRVRLDHLDGLIRLMGEIIAQHDRLRLRPDEARRIARGAEAEIAPACEAFAHSLREDVQDQEVLIRELHDRALALRMLPLSILFEPAARNLRQLARSLGKEVRCTITGDAISLDRQLIDELADPLLHLLRNAVDHGLEPPDERQAAGKPASGSVRLEARRDGRWVEITIRDDGRGINVAAARDKAIRKGLLSAEQAGTASDSEIVDLIFTPGFSTSALITDISGRGVGMDVVKSIVLDRLQGSIQVDNRPGLGATFRLRLPLSLAIMRVLLIEAGGETLGFLAQHVAEILRLSRDSLLEVAERRAVIVRNEFVPVMPLAELLNPAFKVAPATATAAEASPQVLLVILRIGQEKLALEVDVLRDERDLVVKPVPEHLRHLHLVSGFVSSGALAVVSVLHAPAVLDLAARARGQSVSDGARTMATAGERVNRLLVVDDSLNTREIEKDVLQAHGYSVTLAEDGIDGLHKAMREQFDAVLTDVEMPRMDGFTLTERLRALDAYQATPIVIVTSREKEEDRQRGLRVGADAYIVKGDFDQSNLIGTLRALLG
- a CDS encoding chemotaxis protein CheW: MSGPSLDDILAERHSSLASGASQAGEVVDVDEPVVKLVIFTLADQTFALPGQQIREILAAPWVYQVPGAPAALEGVISVRGEIESVLCLRNLLQLPATNPEKMAVLLTRGARLQTGLRVDEVIDLCDQPESALQPAPDTLPDNLRPYVRHLTRLGERGVSLLDLDSLLAAYSKNVAHKAA